The Drosophila sulfurigaster albostrigata strain 15112-1811.04 chromosome 3, ASM2355843v2, whole genome shotgun sequence genomic sequence CTGCtcgtaaaaacaaaagcacttGCTTCAATCCAAAGCCCAAAAGCGCGCTTTAGCTATGcgtctatatgtatatgtgtgtactCCCAGACTGTATGTAAGTGCGTGTGAATGTGCGTGTTTGtatggtatgtgtgtgtgtgcggtggCCGTGCACTTTAAGCTCCAGCTACTGCTGAAAATTTGTTAGTCTCGCtgtcccccttccccttccccactCCATGTCACAAGCATTCCCTAACGGCAACTATGCGCCATATTCTTGctccctctcccactctcttcgctggctgctgcttgctgcctgcGCTACGCTGAGTGAGAGGACAGCCCTCTCCACCGTTCTCCTTGGAATTTCAAAAGTGTGTCGCCTAGCAGTGTGTACACACGTCCAAGCATACAGATATTCGCATTGTCATAGCTtctacatacatgcatacacatgTATGGTAGGTACATATTTACGACTCGGAATATACATGCAGTAATGTACAcatactcactcacacacacttcgagcatatatttatattgggAAAGTGAAGCGTGCTGGCAGCCTGAACTGATTTCGCTGCGTGCAATTCAGTTACCGCTGCCACaggccaaaaataacaaaaatcgtataaataaattgccacATTTCAGCATTGCCACATGtgcagcaagcaacaacaagcggcagcagcagttgcgGCAGCAAACACGCAACacggctgtggctgtggctgcgacGATGACAGGcggcaaatttattttaaatcgagaaaaaatatatttgtgcgGCCATTGCCACTTTTTTGCCATAcgcatttcaaattcaatttgaatgtgaatttgaatttgaccTGTTGTATGCAAGGGAGTGAGTTAgggagtgagtgagtgagtgattgattgagtgtgtgtgtgaaggtGTGTACACACTGGCAGCtacttttgtttataaatacgAGTACGAGTTTCGTGTTATTTTGGCGCGTTACGTTCGTCGTTGTACGTGATACGTGCTACGCTAAAGATGAAAAAGATTTACAATCACAGCcacccccacacacacacatgaagacaaacacacacaagcacacccACGCTGAagaattaattgtaaattcgTATCAATtgtactgtgtgtgtgtttgcataaATAGGGCATTAAAATGAGTTTTTCATTGCGACAGCTGCTGTTCATCGTCCCATCTACTTGTTCATTTTGTGCTTaatattgctattgttgttattgttggcatTCGGTCTTCCGTTCTGAGTCTTTTTGCCTGCCTGGCATGAAAGTGAAAACTAACAAAATCCATTAGCTGctgttcgtttcgtttcatttcgtttcgctttgtttcgtttcatttcatttaccgtttttaattttaatgcctTTTATTGGCTTAACATGCAGCTCTCCAAGCCGccatacaataacaacagcaacaacaccagcaaccacaacaataacaacaaaaccacTTACCAGAGTCAGGTTTGAAGCTTCACTGCGGGAGGCGGGACGTTAATTGAGAGAGGCGCGAAACGACGCAGCCACAGACAGGAACAAACACACccactcacaaacacacaagcacaagcacacctacacacacacacaattgcagGTGTATGGACAGACGTTtaacaaaatgtgtttatttgtatttgtgtattgtgTAGCTTTTAAGTTGTTAATTTACTCTTGGTCTTTGTGGCCTTTTTGCCGCCGGCTCTGCAGGCACACGGCACGTCTCTTCACTCTTCACTCTATCGCCGCGCCTGTCAACGTGACTATTCAAGTTGTCACTAGCGCCGCTGATAACAGCAGACTAAACACTGTCACTGTCACTGCCGCACTGTCTCTGCTGTCCACTGACTGCGCTTAGCCTGTCTTCCTGCTGCtgtgtctccctctctctgtcactcactctctcactgtgtctttagtatttttcactttcaatCGCTTGGTATAAACACAGCTTTCACAGCGCACTGTTCGCAATGAATGCGTTGTGCTGCGACCGACGCGTAAACTACAACTGAATTCGACAGGCTAACTTCGCTACGCTTGGGCGCCAGAGGACGCTTTCGCTCTTTTGTGCGCCACGAAGCTCCCAACAACAGatgcacagagagagagcaacaatACACTGAACATCATTTTACTGCACATAAAGTAGACGTTTAGCGGGAATAGCAAAGGCAAATGCAGTTACCTTTTTGTAGCTGTGTAGTCTGGAGAGCTTTTTCTCTTTATTAGCATTACTCTTTACCTTATCAAAGAGCAAGTGGTAAGAGCTTTTGCGTTGTGTTAGGTCGCGGTCGCGGTCGCTTGGTAGCCGGAAAGTGAAATGGACTAcataaaagtattaaatacgAGCGCTTTGTTTGACTTGCTTACTGAGTGTCCAACTGGTAaattgactgattgactgcAGAGACCGCCCGCTTCTTAAGCGCATTATTAGAGTTCAAGTAcaagtgcgagagagagaaagagctgGCAAGCgataaacagcaacaacgagcgCCATTTTCATCGTTAATGCGCCTCGAGTGCGTCCTAGGAAATTAAAAGCATACTTAGTGgcgtttaattatttattcatggCCTTTTGGCACTGTTTGATTACACGACCGCAAGCTTTTCGCGcgctcaaaataaaaataaaagggacaacaaaaaaaactactcTGTGCTCCCTGGGTACGGATGCCATGGAATTTGCTGTCAGGGCTCCCAAACAATTCCTTCGTTGTTTGATCGAAATTAGTTGAATGTGCTACGAGAGCTTAGGACGCGGCATCTTTCTTCCATTTACAAATTGCACCACAAGCACACatcaattaaatacaaatctatatatattttctatacgCGATGGAGGACCAAAAGAGACCTTCGCTGGTTAACTCGGTGGTAATCCGACCCCGTCTCATCTATGGCTTGCGCACGGACGTTGTTGGTAACATACAATTCAATCTGAGCAAGGAGGTCATGTATCCCGTGGAGGGTGTGTTGGCCTTCCACGACTTTGTGACCAACAAGCAGCGCTTCCTGCGCTTCCCGGAGGACACCAGACCTGAGATTATAGCGCTTAGTTCGCATCGCAAGCTTATGGCTGTCCTGGAGCGGCACTCCAAAAAGTAAGATGGCGATGGATGCTCTTGGCTTACTAGTTATTATATGTCATTATTTTCACAGTGGCCGGTATATATCTATTTATGAGCTGTCCACGTTGAAGAAGCGTCGTCATCTGGAGCTGCCTGGCAATCATCGCAATGCGGAGATCCAACAAATTATCTTCACTAACGATTCACGTGCTGTCGCCTTGGTTACCAAGCCTCCTAATGAGATGATCTTTATGCTGGTGCTGGACAAGACGAGCACTGTGATTGAGGGTCGTGCCACAGTGCCGGGTTCCCATGGCGGTGCCGAGTGCATCGCTGGCAATCCCAGCGATTGTAGTTTCCTTGCTGTAGCTGGGGATCGCACTTTGCTGCTGATGAGCAAGTCAGAACGAGGATTCACCATTAGCAACAATTTAAAGGTCACCTATCGTGTCACATCGATGGCTTTTCTGTCTATGGATCTGCTCATGGTGGGCACCGATCACGATCAATTGATCCTGGTGGAGAATGGTGAGCAGAAGCTTAGCCAGAAGGCCTCCGTGGCCGAAACAGTTGACCTGCTGATGGACCAGGAGATGTTCGACAAGGAACGCGAGGCACTTGATCAGCGTTTCGTCCACACCCAACAGTTATCCCTGCCCGATTTGCGGGTACTCTGCATGACGGCGTTTGCTCGCGGCTTTGCCTACATAATCTTCAACAAGGTGTTTGTCTTCGAGCGTGTTTCGAAGTTCAAATTCGAGCGCAAAACGGTGCTTACTGTGCCCATCACGTTGTATGCAGAGCCGCTCTATCAGATCACCAATCTGGCCATCGACCACAAGCAGGAGACGGTTATTGTCACCTGTTCCCATGCTCAGATCTATGTTGGAATTCTCATTGTGCCGGAGACCCTGAAGACGAAACAGTTGAAATTTGAACCACTTGGTGTCATGATTCACATAGGCGAAGTTGTGGATTTATCTGTGTGCGCCTGGAAACCCATCATCATGACGGCCTGTATGTAAGCTTTCTTTCTTGGCGTTGCCTAGCGATccaattaatatatgtatatccgCTATTTATAAAGTAGAATGAAGAAAACAGTCCCCTTACTATAAAGTACAGTATTCTTAATTACGGGTTCTgatctatctgtctgtccgtctgatTGAACGCATAGATTTCTGAAACTTAAGGTATAACTTTAACCTATATATATtgctctatatatatttcaagttGGTTTTGTGAAACCTTAAAAAAATGAgcgaatataatttatgattgTATTCTGCATGTTTTCTAAGAACcgtattataaatatgaatctTATTAGAAACTAATTTTGTGGGTTATATCGGGTGttgtttaagaaataattgtattaattttcttCCCATATCTTCAAAATTTTTAGCGAGTATCTATCGTAGCCGATtttcgactgtaactttcctCCCTCTTACTTTCAGCGCGAGATCAGACGATACGCATTTGGAACTATGAAACAGCCAAAGTGGAGCTGGTCCGTAAGTTCCAAGTGGATGTGAACATTGTAGAGCTGAATTCAACAGGTTTAATGGCAGCTATTGGTTTCTCCGATCAGCTGCGCATCACACAGATCTTCATGGATGAGTTAAATGTGAGATTCAGCGCTCAACAATCATAGTCCAACTTAATTCATCCAATTCCTTTCCACAGATTGTTAAGACCTACAACTTCCCGCACTGCAACGATGTGCGCTACTCGAATCTGGGGCATCTCATGGCCGCTGCCTATGACAACAATATTGCAGTTACCTCGGTGTACAATCTAGAGGTTATCATCCATCTAAAGGGACACAATGGCACCGTGCTCTCCGTGGCCTGGACAAAGACGGACAAGTATCTAATCTCGGGTGGCGCCGAGGGTGCAATCTATCAGTGGGACATTGAGACGGGTGCACGTCTCCAGGAAATTGTCCAAAAGGGTACCGAATACGTGACGATATGCTGTAGCTTCAATGAACCGCTGACCATCTTTGCTGGCACCAATCACGGCACCATACGCGAATTCCAGCACTCGACACTACAGCGCGAGATTGCGCTGCCATCGCGCAATAAGGGTTCCGTCTCGGATCTGTGCCTAGCACGCTCTGATCTCATTATGTTTATAGCGGATCATGAGGGCGGCTTGTTCAACATGCAGTTGCCCTTTTTGGAAGCTGGCGGAGGAACGTTCACCAATTTCCGCTTCTTCGATGGACCAGTGAATAAACTGCGCTTCACCTATGATGGCTCCATGCTGGTGGCGATCTCCAAACGCGGTACTGTGGCAGTGTGGTCCATGGAGAATATTGAGGAGAAGTTGGCGCCTATGGATCAGGATCTGATGAAGAGCCAAGAGGTGTTGATACCACGCACACAACTCAGCGATAAGATCGAACAGATTACGAATCTGGAGCTGCGACTCAAGCAGCAGGCGGAGGAGTTCCAGTATCAGCTGAGTCAGAACGAGATCTTCGATGGCCAACAGTTACAGGAGGTGCATCGCAGCTATTGCAGTGCTCTCGAGGAGCTCAAGGAGCTGAACAACGAGATTGTGTCGCGGCATACAGAGGAAATGAATCTGATCACATTCCAGATTACCGACATCAAGCAGGAGCACCGTGGACAGATGGATGTACTAGCCAATCAATATTCGGAGCGCATGCTCATCGAGTACCAGAAGTTCACGAATCTGCGCGAGAACATGTTGGAGCTGCGCGAAAGCTACGAGGAGAAGCTGAAGAACTCGACGGGCACACTGCAGGACACCATTGAGGCGCTGGAGAACGATTACAAGAAGCAGCTAGATGAACGTAAGGATCTCATACGTGAACTGATGAAGGAGATGCAGGACAAGAAGGATGAATTCATCAAGTACTGCCAAGAGGTGGAAATGGAGAACGATCGTAACATGATTGCCACGCAAACCGAATACGAAAATAAACTGACCACCGAACGAAACGAGACGCAGATGTGGCGCGGCAAGGCGGGTGTGCTGCAAAAGAAATACGAATCGCAGAGTCGTGAGATTGAGAATCTCCTGGAGGAGGTCGAAACTCTAAAGGAGGAGCACATCAAGTCGCAGCAGAAGATGGCCAAGCAGCTGCGCAACGTCGAGGATCTGCAGAAGGACATCTCCGATCGTGATTATGCTATTGGAGCGAAAGAGAAGCGTATCCAAGAGCTGCTCCACAAGAACCAAGAGCTGGACAAGTACAAGCAGGTGCTCAATCACAAGATTGCCGAGCTCAAGGCCCAGATAGAGCCACGCGAGTTCCAGATTAACGATAAACGCAAGCACATCATCGAAATGGAGCATGAACTGGAGGGTCTCAATCAGAACAACATTCAGCTGGAGCTACAGCTCAAGGAAATGCGTGACAAGTACCTGAGCAATGTGAGCGAGTTGCGCACCGAGCGACATCGGGCCAAGGCGGCCAGGGAATGTCTCACAGCCATCTGCACGGATATTTATTATGTGGCTGGGGAGGTCAACACCTCGGAGGGTCTGAAGAAGGCCGTGAAGCAGCTGTTCCATAAGCATGCCAGCGATGATGAGCTGAAGCGTTTCGTCACCCTCGATGCCGAAGTGCGCGATGAGTTTCTGCGACAGCGCAAACAGATTGAGAATGTTTTGGCCAGATACAAACTGGTGGCAGAGGACAAAAGTGTACAGAAGAAGTACGACAAGCTCTTCCGCGAGAACGTTGTGCTGCTTGATGAGGTGGAGAAGATGCGCGAGGAGAACAAGGGGCTGCGTGCTCGAGTAAAGGAGGACTTGCGGAAGACATCGAAGGGAAATAAGTTCTAGTTGTAGTTTTGTGAGAGATTTCAAAAGCTCTGTTTAGCAAATGCtcttataaaaaatatcgGACTTATATACACAggatacatatacatacataaagcaTTAAGATTAGTTAGTTTTAGGCCTCGACAAGCACCTTCTTTGCGTTGCTTGACGCTGTTTTCGTTGCTTTGGTTTGCTCCTTTTCCTCTTCATCGGCTTCCTCTTCAGCTGCCGCTGGCAACTCTTCGCTTGGCACGCTGGGCAAGTTCACAGCTTGCTCCTCGGCCTCGAGGGCATCCAGCTCGGCGAGCACGTCTTCCTCGTCCTCTGTGGTCAACACATCCGTCAATATGGCATCGATTTCTTGCTGCTTTTCGATTCCTTCGCGTGTCTCGTCCATGATCTTTTCCACCTCGTTGATGTCGAGCATGTCGTGCACCTTTTTCAGCGCTGCATTGCCCTGCTTCAGGCCATCCAGCACCTTCATCTCCACCTGGGCAAACTCGAGATCGGCGGCCAACTTCTCCAGGTTCTCCAGCTGCTTATCAGCATTTGTCAGCAAACTTTCCTGGTACTTCTTCTTGCGGAGTAACAGCTTGGCCCGACTAAAAGTGGAATTATTAAGTAAGCTAAGATCATACATCTTATTATGTAAGCTACTTACTCTTTACGGCCCTGCTGTAGACACTTCTTGGCCAGTTGTCTGTCATTCTCTAGCTGCAGCTCAATGCGTTTTTGATACTGCTTCAGTCTGTCCCGCTGTTGCTTCAGTTGCTACAGTTTATGAGGGTATTAACTTATTAACATTATTCCGCTATGGCTTGAGTATAGTTCCACCTACCAGCACGGCTTTGTCCTGCTCCGTAATTCGGCTAGGAGCCGTTTTTTTACTCGATTTTCCAAACAACGCACCCATTTGGAGTTACTTACGTCCAGTGTGACCGCAACTTGACTTTCAAAATATGCAGAAAATGAGTCATTTCTATTATGAACAGGGTGGGATGTAGTTCAACCGGTTCATTTGGCTGCTGTTAAGTAACAGTCTACTTAAGCTGTTAACAGAGTGAAGGAAAAATGCTGTTACCGAAAAGTGTTCTTTTTAACGGAAATCTGAGAGGGACAATAAAATTTCCTTGatgatacaaaaatacaagcaACAGGCTATTTAAAatcattgttttttgttacttCTAGTATTTCGattatattcttattaatatgtaattaCATACTTAAGTAAACAATCGATTTTTATTCATTGCTCTTTTATTGCttatataaaagtaaatgtattaCTCCAAtttcttcaacatttttaaaattaatttataatttaataaatttattatttaaaatatctacaaacatttttttagtttaagagtattgcaaataaacctatacataaataaatttgatgttTCATTGCAAGATATTTTAAGAAAGGCCTTCGATGTAACTGGTTGATAAAGTCTTGGTAAGTTTTCGACCATTATAATTAGAGCTTTGCCCGCAATGCTTCATAGCAATCCGATTTGTATTTCTTGTACATGCTGCGCCAGAATTCCATGCGATCAGCATCCGGATTGCGCTGCATCGTGCACTCCCGATCAATAAGCAGACAATCCAACTGAAACGGTTCGTTAGTCTTCGGTTTGGAGACGGGTGTCCAGCTTTCCAGAGGTTTCCCATGACGTGCGAAATTCGCCCATAAACGACATAGCTGCTCAGAGAATTGGGAATCCTCTTGACTCGACGGTGTCTCATCATTGGCCATTTGGAAGAGATAGAAGAGCTCATCCGCATGTGAAGCGCCATTCAGCTTCTGTGCCTGGAACATCACTTTGTACATATTGCGCTGACCCACGTAATCGAAGCGATAGAAGTACAATGGAGCAGTGCTCTGGCAACTGGCATGAATCTCTGCCGCGTGCTGCAGATCAATGTTGAAGTGATAGTCAGTGAAGACATCGACCAGATTGTTGAGACGCTCCTTCGTCAAAGCCTGTCCATTGAAGTAGAATTGACGCATATCGTTGGCGGCTTCCAGCGCTTCAGGTGCTTCGGGTTTCTCGACAAGATTGCGTGGCACCACGCGTGCCAGATCCTCATTATAGAGTTCCAACTTACGCCTGGCATTTACCAGCATTGCAATGCCCTCAGCTGAGTTGTAGCCCATCATTGTGGGCATACCCTGCAGTCGCTCTTTTTGATGCATCAAATCCAGAATGTTGCTGGTAATGAAGCTATCCGGGCTGCTTTCGTCTTCCACCACGGGCTTGAAGGCCAACGGCAATTCCCGACGCCGCTCGTCTGGCGTCAACACGTTCAATGTTCTGGATAATATGCCATTTGGCGTCACCTGCTCCGACTGCAGAAACTTCAAGAGTTGTTGATCCCCTTCGATGTTCTTGCCCTGCAGCAGTTCGGCTAATCTGCGTGCTTTGTATTCACTCTGCTTTTGAAAGACCCATTCCATG encodes the following:
- the LOC133843459 gene encoding cilia- and flagella-associated protein 57, yielding MEDQKRPSLVNSVVIRPRLIYGLRTDVVGNIQFNLSKEVMYPVEGVLAFHDFVTNKQRFLRFPEDTRPEIIALSSHRKLMAVLERHSKNGRYISIYELSTLKKRRHLELPGNHRNAEIQQIIFTNDSRAVALVTKPPNEMIFMLVLDKTSTVIEGRATVPGSHGGAECIAGNPSDCSFLAVAGDRTLLLMSKSERGFTISNNLKVTYRVTSMAFLSMDLLMVGTDHDQLILVENGEQKLSQKASVAETVDLLMDQEMFDKEREALDQRFVHTQQLSLPDLRVLCMTAFARGFAYIIFNKVFVFERVSKFKFERKTVLTVPITLYAEPLYQITNLAIDHKQETVIVTCSHAQIYVGILIVPETLKTKQLKFEPLGVMIHIGEVVDLSVCAWKPIIMTASRDQTIRIWNYETAKVELVRKFQVDVNIVELNSTGLMAAIGFSDQLRITQIFMDELNIVKTYNFPHCNDVRYSNLGHLMAAAYDNNIAVTSVYNLEVIIHLKGHNGTVLSVAWTKTDKYLISGGAEGAIYQWDIETGARLQEIVQKGTEYVTICCSFNEPLTIFAGTNHGTIREFQHSTLQREIALPSRNKGSVSDLCLARSDLIMFIADHEGGLFNMQLPFLEAGGGTFTNFRFFDGPVNKLRFTYDGSMLVAISKRGTVAVWSMENIEEKLAPMDQDLMKSQEVLIPRTQLSDKIEQITNLELRLKQQAEEFQYQLSQNEIFDGQQLQEVHRSYCSALEELKELNNEIVSRHTEEMNLITFQITDIKQEHRGQMDVLANQYSERMLIEYQKFTNLRENMLELRESYEEKLKNSTGTLQDTIEALENDYKKQLDERKDLIRELMKEMQDKKDEFIKYCQEVEMENDRNMIATQTEYENKLTTERNETQMWRGKAGVLQKKYESQSREIENLLEEVETLKEEHIKSQQKMAKQLRNVEDLQKDISDRDYAIGAKEKRIQELLHKNQELDKYKQVLNHKIAELKAQIEPREFQINDKRKHIIEMEHELEGLNQNNIQLELQLKEMRDKYLSNVSELRTERHRAKAARECLTAICTDIYYVAGEVNTSEGLKKAVKQLFHKHASDDELKRFVTLDAEVRDEFLRQRKQIENVLARYKLVAEDKSVQKKYDKLFRENVVLLDEVEKMREENKGLRARVKEDLRKTSKGNKF
- the LOC133842635 gene encoding esterase B1, encoding MWLNFGQLRGRSHKFIRLYSNMKVKVPVKQGVVVGEQHQLPNGRQYERFLGVPYAQPPLGELRYRSPVPLERFTEPELDCSKERDVSHQRDPFSQEVIGSENCLFLNVYAPKSSSQSKTPLPVMVWIHGGGFWFGSGNSDYTFPAQLMQEEIIVVKLNYRLGALGFLSLPGAGIHGNAGLKDQRLALQWIQQNIANFNGDPQNVTLFGESAGAASVHLHTYAAHANQLFHKAIMQSGTGNMEWVFQKQSEYKARRLAELLQGKNIEGDQQLLKFLQSEQVTPNGILSRTLNVLTPDERRRELPLAFKPVVEDESSPDSFITSNILDLMHQKERLQGMPTMMGYNSAEGIAMLVNARRKLELYNEDLARVVPRNLVEKPEAPEALEAANDMRQFYFNGQALTKERLNNLVDVFTDYHFNIDLQHAAEIHASCQSTAPLYFYRFDYVGQRNMYKVMFQAQKLNGASHADELFYLFQMANDETPSSQEDSQFSEQLCRLWANFARHGKPLESWTPVSKPKTNEPFQLDCLLIDRECTMQRNPDADRMEFWRSMYKKYKSDCYEALRAKL
- the LOC133843467 gene encoding charged multivesicular body protein 6-A — protein: MGALFGKSSKKTAPSRITEQDKAVLQLKQQRDRLKQYQKRIELQLENDRQLAKKCLQQGRKDRAKLLLRKKKYQESLLTNADKQLENLEKLAADLEFAQVEMKVLDGLKQGNAALKKVHDMLDINEVEKIMDETREGIEKQQEIDAILTDVLTTEDEEDVLAELDALEAEEQAVNLPSVPSEELPAAAEEEADEEEKEQTKATKTASSNAKKVLVEA